One region of Chryseobacterium sp. SORGH_AS_0447 genomic DNA includes:
- the recO gene encoding DNA repair protein RecO, translated as MNSQNGFLLSYIKYGENDAVLHCFTEEDGFQSYFLKGIYTKKNKKKALLLPLSKLSFSLNPLKGNGIQTISKFEMVKSNDIYMDIRCNTVVFFISDFLNQNLRHENKNHTIFFCLEEFIDELQNRNYQSHLIFLVKILKIQGVAPLIGSGIYLDPETGTFTSESMHQLFTAEISEVWKSILTAETPYHTRIPSRLRKDFLDSILVYYHYHITEFKIPTSLEVIQQIFE; from the coding sequence ATGAATTCACAGAACGGATTTTTATTATCTTATATAAAATATGGTGAAAACGATGCCGTGCTGCATTGTTTTACTGAAGAAGACGGGTTTCAGTCTTATTTTTTAAAAGGAATTTATACCAAGAAAAATAAGAAAAAGGCCCTTCTTCTGCCATTGAGCAAACTCAGCTTTTCTTTAAACCCGCTGAAAGGAAACGGGATCCAGACGATTTCAAAATTTGAGATGGTCAAAAGCAACGATATCTACATGGATATCCGGTGCAATACCGTGGTGTTTTTTATTTCAGATTTCCTGAATCAGAATTTGAGGCATGAAAATAAAAACCATACGATTTTTTTCTGTCTGGAGGAATTTATCGACGAGCTGCAGAACCGGAATTACCAGTCGCACCTTATTTTTTTAGTCAAAATCCTGAAAATTCAAGGGGTGGCACCACTTATCGGTAGCGGCATCTACCTTGACCCGGAAACCGGAACATTTACTTCCGAAAGCATGCACCAGCTGTTTACTGCGGAAATTTCTGAGGTATGGAAAAGTATCCTTACGGCAGAAACTCCCTACCATACAAGAATTCCTTCCCGGTTACGGAAAGACTTTTTAGACAGCATCCTTGTCTATTATCATTATCATATCACCGAATTTAAGATTCCTACATCCCTAGAGGTAATCCAGCAGATCTTTGAGTGA